One region of Clavibacter michiganensis subsp. tessellarius genomic DNA includes:
- a CDS encoding sigma-70 family RNA polymerase sigma factor produces the protein MLGLVPSSIERPDLPGSADPESKESLLGRVAQGDKRAFSELYDQLAPRVLGLVRRLLVDHAQSEEVTQEIFLEIWQSASRFDPAKGAATTWVLTMAHRRAVDRVRASQSSRDRDVRIGIRDHEHGYDQVSETVEISIEHERVKKAMTKLTEIQRQAVSLAYYGGYSHSEVASMLDVPIGTVKTRLRDGMIRLRDEMGVA, from the coding sequence ATGCTGGGGCTCGTGCCTTCATCGATCGAGCGTCCCGACCTGCCCGGGTCGGCGGACCCCGAGTCGAAGGAGTCCCTCCTCGGTCGCGTCGCCCAGGGCGACAAGCGGGCCTTCTCGGAGCTCTACGACCAGCTCGCGCCGCGCGTCCTCGGACTCGTGCGCCGGCTCCTCGTCGACCACGCGCAGTCCGAGGAGGTCACCCAGGAGATCTTCCTCGAGATCTGGCAGTCCGCATCGCGGTTCGACCCGGCCAAGGGCGCCGCGACCACGTGGGTCCTCACCATGGCCCACCGGCGCGCGGTGGACCGCGTGCGCGCCTCCCAGTCCAGCCGTGATCGCGACGTGCGCATCGGCATCCGCGACCACGAGCACGGCTACGACCAGGTGTCGGAGACCGTCGAGATCAGCATCGAGCACGAGAGGGTGAAGAAGGCCATGACGAAGCTCACAGAGATCCAGCGCCAGGCCGTCTCCCTCGCCTACTACGGCGGCTACAGCCACAGCGAGGTCGCGTCGATGCTCGACGTGCCCATCGGCACCGTCAAGACGCGTCTGCGCGACGGCATGATCCGCCTGCGCGATGAGATGGGAGTCGCATGA
- the galK gene encoding galactokinase — protein sequence MTDIRDDVREGFRARFEREPHGVWSSPGRVNLIGEHTDYNAGFVFPFAIDRRTVIALAPRDDDRIRLASSFSEEVVEARLADLTGERIAGWQAYPLGVAWALGQRGADLAAVPGFDVFIDSDVPVGAGLSSSAALEGSIALALDDIWRLGLDRPTLAAAGQLAENEIVGAPTGIMDQSASLLGRQDAGVFLDCRSFEAEVIPLGLEAAGLTIAVIDTHVAHAHADGGYRARRESCEQGARLMGVETLRDLSVDDLVRAREVLDDETFRRVRHIVTENQRVLDTVRALREEGPRAIGELLDASHRSMRDDFEISVPELDLAVEVAQNEGAIGARMTGGGFGGSAIALIDVDSLSRLQVAIDGAFAEHGYTGPTVFTVTPSDGAKAEQ from the coding sequence ATGACCGACATCCGAGACGACGTGCGCGAGGGATTCCGCGCCCGCTTCGAGCGCGAGCCGCACGGCGTGTGGTCCTCGCCCGGGCGCGTGAACCTCATCGGCGAGCACACCGACTACAACGCCGGGTTCGTGTTCCCGTTCGCCATCGACCGCCGCACGGTCATCGCGCTCGCGCCGCGGGACGACGACCGGATCCGCCTGGCCAGCTCCTTCTCGGAGGAGGTCGTGGAGGCGCGCCTCGCCGACCTCACCGGCGAGCGCATCGCGGGCTGGCAGGCGTACCCGCTGGGCGTCGCGTGGGCCCTCGGCCAGCGCGGGGCCGACCTCGCCGCCGTGCCCGGGTTCGACGTGTTCATCGACAGCGACGTGCCCGTGGGCGCGGGGCTGTCCTCGTCGGCGGCGCTCGAGGGATCCATCGCCCTCGCGCTCGACGACATCTGGCGCCTCGGCCTCGACCGGCCGACGCTCGCCGCGGCGGGGCAGCTCGCCGAGAACGAGATCGTGGGCGCGCCGACGGGGATCATGGACCAGTCCGCGAGCCTCCTGGGCCGGCAGGACGCGGGCGTGTTCCTCGACTGCCGGTCGTTCGAGGCGGAGGTCATCCCGCTCGGGCTCGAGGCGGCCGGCCTCACCATCGCCGTGATCGACACGCACGTCGCCCACGCGCACGCCGACGGCGGCTACCGCGCCCGCCGCGAGTCGTGCGAGCAGGGCGCGCGCCTGATGGGCGTGGAGACCCTCCGCGACCTCTCGGTCGACGACCTCGTCCGCGCCCGCGAGGTGCTCGACGACGAGACGTTCCGCCGCGTGCGCCACATCGTCACCGAGAACCAGCGCGTGCTCGACACCGTGCGCGCGCTCCGCGAGGAGGGCCCGCGCGCGATCGGCGAGCTGCTCGACGCGAGCCACCGCTCGATGCGCGACGACTTCGAGATCAGCGTCCCGGAGCTCGACCTCGCGGTCGAGGTCGCGCAGAACGAGGGCGCGATCGGCGCGCGCATGACGGGCGGCGGCTTCGGCGGATCGGCCATCGCGCTCATCGACGTCGACTCCCTCTCGCGCCTCCAGGTCGCGATCGACGGCGCCTTCGCGGAGCACGGCTACACGGGCCCGACCGTCTTCACGGTCACGCCGTCGGACGGGGCGAAGGCGGAGCAGTAG
- a CDS encoding acyltransferase, which produces MNLAGSLLVPMPVRMRVYRACGARIAPGARVFPGALFQSAQLTMGASSTINFRCVIDNWVPVVLGERVGVGVGVQMITSSHEMTNPSVRAGKMRYAPITIGDGAWIGSGVVILQGVTIGRGAVVAAGAVVTKDVPEDAIHGGLPAKLIRGL; this is translated from the coding sequence ATGAACCTGGCGGGGTCGCTCCTCGTCCCCATGCCCGTGCGGATGCGCGTCTACCGCGCCTGCGGGGCGCGCATCGCTCCGGGTGCGCGCGTGTTCCCCGGTGCGCTGTTCCAGTCGGCGCAGCTGACCATGGGCGCCTCCTCCACCATCAACTTCCGCTGCGTCATCGACAACTGGGTGCCGGTCGTCCTCGGTGAGCGAGTCGGCGTCGGCGTGGGCGTGCAGATGATCACGAGCTCCCACGAGATGACGAACCCGTCCGTCCGCGCCGGCAAGATGCGCTACGCGCCCATCACGATCGGGGACGGCGCGTGGATCGGGAGCGGCGTCGTCATCCTGCAGGGCGTCACGATCGGTCGCGGAGCGGTCGTCGCCGCGGGCGCCGTCGTCACGAAGGACGTCCCCGAGGACGCGATCCACGGCGGCCTCCCCGCGAAGCTCATCCGAGGGCTCTAG
- a CDS encoding aldose 1-epimerase family protein — MRPVTGEQHHLVHAGPSGELRATVVQLAAAIRGLTLDGVDLVEPYGEDVVAPMGAGMVLVPWPNRIRGARYELDGKAQALDVTEPSLGNASHGLLRNTGYAASDRADDRVTLSATVFPQHGYPFLLDTSVTYRLTDDGLVVTHRIRNDSDRPAPVAVGAHPYLAVGGVPSSELTLTVRADTWSEVDDALIPVADHPVDGADEDLRQGRVVGDLDLNTGYGDVHVEGGTSRHGLTAPDGRGVELWADASFRFLQVYTPHAFPTHGSQAVAIEPMTAPADAFNSGRGVRLLAPGEEWTLSWGIRATGF; from the coding sequence ATGAGACCCGTCACCGGAGAGCAGCACCACCTCGTCCACGCCGGCCCGTCCGGCGAGCTCCGCGCCACCGTCGTGCAGCTCGCGGCGGCGATCCGCGGACTGACCCTCGACGGCGTCGACCTCGTCGAGCCCTACGGCGAGGACGTGGTCGCCCCGATGGGCGCCGGCATGGTGCTCGTGCCGTGGCCCAACCGGATCCGCGGCGCCCGCTACGAGCTCGACGGGAAGGCGCAGGCGCTCGACGTCACCGAGCCCTCGCTCGGCAACGCGTCCCACGGCCTCCTCCGCAACACCGGCTACGCCGCATCCGACCGCGCCGACGACCGCGTCACCCTCTCCGCGACCGTCTTCCCGCAGCATGGCTACCCGTTCCTCCTCGACACCTCCGTCACGTACCGGCTCACGGACGACGGCCTCGTCGTCACCCACCGGATCCGCAACGACTCCGATCGCCCCGCGCCCGTCGCGGTCGGCGCGCACCCCTACCTCGCCGTCGGCGGCGTCCCCTCCTCCGAGCTCACGCTCACGGTCCGCGCGGACACGTGGTCCGAGGTCGACGACGCGCTGATCCCGGTCGCCGACCACCCCGTCGACGGCGCCGACGAGGATCTCCGCCAGGGCCGCGTCGTCGGCGACCTCGACCTCAACACGGGCTACGGCGACGTCCACGTGGAGGGCGGCACCAGCCGCCACGGCCTCACCGCGCCCGACGGCCGCGGCGTCGAGCTGTGGGCCGACGCGTCCTTCCGCTTCCTGCAGGTCTACACGCCGCACGCGTTCCCGACCCACGGGTCGCAGGCCGTCGCCATCGAGCCGATGACGGCGCCGGCCGACGCCTTCAACTCCGGTCGCGGCGTCCGCCTCCTCGCGCCGGGCGAGGAGTGGACCCTGAGCTGGGGGATCCGCGCGACGGGCTTCTAG
- a CDS encoding DNA-directed RNA polymerase subunit beta, with the protein MSGDYHKPTKFSGSKFESMLGGEDPATISRVAHETASALLARVRADPDPAVVERLIAYTDEHGIDAVAELWSRASPRSLPGALWRLYLMRALIRQDPDGISLLYQRGTEVATTIDPVVAGATAPTGPAEIVELADSILRGLFTGDFAVALDRAGAFSRLAALGATSVADDLDATASPERAGDLTTRALRLSQMAADLAQCARLWRGDRLD; encoded by the coding sequence ATGTCCGGCGACTACCACAAGCCCACCAAGTTCTCCGGGTCCAAGTTCGAGAGCATGCTCGGCGGCGAGGACCCCGCCACGATCAGCCGCGTGGCCCATGAGACCGCGTCGGCGCTGCTGGCGCGCGTGCGGGCGGATCCCGACCCCGCGGTCGTCGAGCGCCTCATCGCGTACACCGACGAGCACGGCATCGACGCGGTGGCGGAGCTGTGGTCGCGCGCGAGCCCGCGCAGCCTGCCCGGCGCGCTCTGGCGGCTGTACCTCATGCGCGCGCTCATCCGGCAGGATCCGGACGGCATCAGCCTCCTCTACCAGCGCGGCACCGAGGTCGCGACGACCATCGACCCGGTCGTCGCGGGCGCGACGGCGCCGACGGGACCGGCGGAGATCGTCGAGCTCGCGGACAGCATCCTGCGCGGCCTCTTCACGGGCGACTTCGCCGTGGCGCTCGACCGGGCCGGCGCGTTCAGCCGGCTCGCCGCGCTCGGCGCCACGAGCGTCGCCGACGACCTCGATGCGACGGCCTCCCCGGAGCGCGCCGGCGACCTCACGACGCGTGCCCTCCGTCTGTCGCAGATGGCGGCGGATCTCGCGCAGTGCGCCCGTCTGTGGCGGGGCGACCGGCTCGACTGA
- a CDS encoding SGNH/GDSL hydrolase family protein: MGKRRRSGNRVWAIGGVALFAAGVVTLAAMALRQGRDEASSEAGSVPSLPESSPTAIAEPIRVAAVGDSITAANSRDFARGDLGDGSWLSYVIGDGVVFSGGWALGGVQTRSMVENVTPYPDTDVLVLLAGVNDYGNDVPFSTTAANYDAIVKTVAPSRVLISTVPPRDEDPDASRAYNEDLEELASMRGWSFVDAASGTEDVDGTYIEGFTSDGTHPTAAAAKVMGEAVREAVLARP, translated from the coding sequence ATGGGGAAAAGGCGTCGTAGCGGCAACAGGGTCTGGGCCATCGGCGGCGTGGCGTTGTTCGCCGCCGGGGTCGTGACGCTCGCCGCGATGGCGCTCCGACAGGGCCGGGACGAAGCCTCCTCTGAGGCCGGGTCCGTGCCCTCCCTGCCGGAGAGCTCGCCCACCGCGATCGCGGAGCCCATCCGAGTCGCTGCCGTGGGCGACTCGATCACGGCGGCGAACAGCCGCGATTTCGCCCGGGGCGATCTCGGAGACGGCTCGTGGCTGTCCTATGTCATCGGCGATGGTGTCGTGTTCTCTGGCGGATGGGCGCTCGGCGGCGTCCAGACGCGATCGATGGTGGAGAACGTCACCCCGTATCCCGACACCGATGTGCTGGTCCTCCTCGCAGGGGTCAACGACTACGGGAACGACGTGCCGTTCTCGACCACTGCCGCGAACTACGACGCCATCGTGAAGACCGTGGCTCCCAGTCGGGTCCTCATCTCCACCGTGCCGCCCAGGGATGAGGACCCGGATGCGTCCCGCGCCTACAACGAGGATCTCGAGGAGCTCGCGTCGATGCGAGGCTGGTCGTTCGTCGATGCCGCTTCGGGGACCGAGGACGTCGACGGGACCTACATCGAGGGCTTCACCTCCGACGGCACGCATCCGACGGCTGCTGCGGCGAAGGTCATGGGCGAAGCCGTGCGCGAGGCCGTCCTCGCCCGACCCTAG
- a CDS encoding anti-sigma factor has protein sequence MMTTDDDLRSLTAAYALGAVDADEAAEFEAILEGDPVLRAEVEEIRATAAVLAFTTEPVDPSPRLKSDLMAMLDATPQLPPLEAPAEAPVDDRRAAPVTELRPGSASASASAAPTAPRGRLGSASSRASERWFRKPGALIGVAAAAVVLVVGGVVVGTNPGGPGSSQTPVASAYERVTTASDVVIDKRDVVGGGTATVYFSASEAKTAVVLNDAAPLPEGRVLQMWYVGQSGPVSAGVMPSTDGAGHAVLDGTYTPGDTVAITVEPEGGSEQPTSEPIVAVTVT, from the coding sequence ATGATGACCACCGACGACGACCTGCGCTCGCTCACCGCGGCGTACGCGCTCGGCGCGGTCGACGCCGACGAGGCGGCCGAGTTCGAGGCGATCCTCGAGGGCGACCCCGTGCTCCGCGCGGAGGTGGAGGAGATCCGTGCCACCGCGGCCGTCCTCGCCTTCACCACCGAGCCCGTGGATCCGTCCCCGCGCCTCAAGTCCGACCTCATGGCCATGCTCGACGCCACGCCGCAGCTGCCTCCGCTCGAGGCGCCCGCGGAAGCTCCCGTCGACGACCGTCGTGCCGCTCCCGTCACCGAGCTGCGTCCGGGCTCGGCCTCCGCGTCGGCGTCCGCCGCTCCGACCGCTCCGCGCGGCCGGCTCGGCTCGGCGTCGTCCCGCGCGTCCGAGCGCTGGTTCCGCAAGCCGGGCGCCCTCATCGGCGTGGCGGCCGCGGCCGTGGTCCTCGTGGTCGGCGGCGTGGTCGTCGGCACGAACCCCGGCGGGCCTGGCTCCTCGCAGACGCCCGTCGCCTCCGCGTACGAGCGGGTCACCACGGCGTCCGACGTCGTGATCGACAAGCGCGACGTGGTCGGCGGCGGCACCGCCACGGTCTACTTCTCCGCCTCCGAGGCCAAGACCGCGGTCGTGCTCAACGACGCCGCTCCGCTCCCCGAGGGCCGCGTGCTGCAGATGTGGTACGTCGGCCAGTCCGGCCCCGTGTCCGCCGGCGTCATGCCGTCCACGGACGGCGCGGGCCACGCGGTGCTCGACGGCACGTACACGCCGGGCGACACGGTGGCCATCACCGTCGAGCCCGAGGGGGGCTCCGAGCAGCCGACGAGCGAGCCCATCGTGGCGGTCACCGTCACCTGA
- a CDS encoding GNAT family N-acetyltransferase translates to MRPPEGLTEIADDRDEAVRDIAPALSAWFPASTHPGGFAWEASTGQLPERMAVVRDAAGALIGWAGFSTDDARVECAPGDEATTDLLAAWVLDAAGDGGVSVAVHRRQDRLRGILAARGFVDEAVPLAGLRHPARDTGARPPAGYRIRPVGEGEEQAKVDTHRRAWKPVELPFTDRSGDGIDPDAESRFDADGYATMQTAAVYRRELDLVIEAPDGSLAGTCTAWLDPASGWAELEPLGIVPAHRRRGLAQTLALDVCRRVGELGGRDVFINASPLPYYRAPWDAYVAAGFAPMERGTRMRPRA, encoded by the coding sequence ATGCGACCACCCGAGGGCCTGACCGAGATCGCCGACGACCGGGACGAGGCGGTGCGCGACATCGCGCCTGCGCTGTCCGCCTGGTTCCCCGCCTCCACGCACCCCGGCGGGTTCGCGTGGGAGGCGTCCACCGGGCAGCTGCCCGAGCGGATGGCCGTGGTGCGCGACGCGGCCGGCGCCCTGATCGGCTGGGCCGGCTTCTCCACGGACGACGCGCGCGTCGAGTGCGCGCCCGGCGACGAGGCCACCACCGACCTGCTGGCCGCGTGGGTCCTCGACGCGGCCGGCGACGGAGGCGTGAGCGTCGCCGTGCACCGCCGGCAGGACCGGCTGCGCGGGATCCTCGCCGCCCGCGGCTTCGTCGACGAGGCCGTCCCGCTCGCCGGGCTCCGCCACCCCGCCCGGGACACGGGCGCGCGGCCGCCCGCGGGGTACCGCATCCGCCCGGTCGGCGAGGGCGAGGAGCAGGCCAAGGTGGACACCCACCGCCGCGCCTGGAAGCCGGTCGAGCTGCCCTTCACCGACCGATCCGGCGACGGCATCGACCCGGATGCCGAGAGCCGCTTCGACGCGGACGGCTACGCGACCATGCAGACCGCGGCCGTCTACCGGCGCGAGCTCGACCTCGTGATCGAGGCCCCCGACGGCTCGCTCGCCGGCACGTGCACCGCCTGGCTCGACCCCGCGAGCGGCTGGGCGGAGCTCGAGCCGCTCGGCATCGTGCCCGCGCACCGCCGCCGCGGCCTCGCGCAGACGCTCGCGCTCGACGTCTGCCGCCGGGTCGGCGAGCTGGGCGGGCGAGACGTGTTCATCAACGCCTCCCCGCTCCCCTACTACCGCGCGCCGTGGGACGCGTACGTCGCCGCGGGCTTCGCGCCGATGGAGCGCGGCACGCGGATGCGCCCGCGCGCCTGA
- a CDS encoding DeoR/GlpR family DNA-binding transcription regulator encodes MADDSAPVPAATRRSRILERLGDRGFATVAELAADAGVSAVTIRGDLDALADSGALQRVHGGAVLRSGLAAREQSLEVTLESAADAKRAIGRAAADMVESGQSVLLDVGSTTLQVARALVAREDLVDVTVITNGLTLALELERAMPRFTVVVTGGTLRALQHSLVDPLATVVLDRLHPDVAFIGCNGIDVDRGVTNVNLPEAEVKRRMVAASARTVVVADGAKLGRTHLGSVAPLDLVDTLLTDADADPHEVARLRDAGLRVVEAAGSSAVARP; translated from the coding sequence ATGGCCGACGACTCCGCTCCCGTCCCCGCGGCGACCCGCCGGTCGCGCATCCTCGAGCGGCTCGGCGACCGCGGCTTCGCGACCGTCGCCGAGCTCGCGGCCGACGCGGGCGTCTCCGCCGTCACGATCCGCGGCGACCTCGACGCGCTCGCCGACTCCGGCGCCCTCCAGCGCGTGCACGGCGGCGCCGTCCTCCGCTCGGGCCTCGCCGCCCGCGAGCAGAGCCTCGAGGTGACGCTCGAGTCCGCGGCCGACGCCAAGCGCGCCATCGGCCGCGCGGCCGCCGACATGGTCGAGAGCGGCCAGAGCGTGCTCCTCGACGTCGGCAGCACGACCCTCCAGGTGGCGCGGGCGCTCGTGGCGCGCGAGGACCTCGTCGACGTCACCGTCATCACGAACGGGCTCACCCTCGCCCTGGAGCTCGAGCGCGCCATGCCGCGCTTCACCGTCGTCGTCACCGGCGGCACGCTCCGGGCGCTCCAGCACAGCCTCGTGGATCCGCTCGCCACCGTCGTGCTCGACCGCCTCCACCCCGACGTCGCGTTCATCGGCTGCAACGGCATCGACGTCGACCGCGGCGTCACCAACGTCAACCTGCCGGAGGCCGAGGTGAAGCGGCGGATGGTCGCCGCGAGCGCCCGCACCGTGGTCGTCGCCGACGGGGCGAAGCTCGGGCGCACGCACCTCGGATCCGTCGCCCCGCTCGACCTCGTCGACACGTTGCTCACGGACGCCGACGCGGATCCGCACGAGGTGGCCCGCCTCCGCGACGCGGGCCTCCGGGTCGTCGAGGCCGCAGGGTCGTCCGCGGTCGCGCGGCCGTAA
- a CDS encoding gamma carbonic anhydrase family protein: MTVDPQATVRALPGSPAPVIADDALVAAGARVVGRVTLGAGSSVWFNAVLRAEAADIRIGAGSNLQDNVSCHVDAGFPLTVGRGVSVGHNAVLHGCTVEDDCIVGMSATVMNGAVVGRESLLAGGTVVLEGQVIPPRSLVAGVPGRVRRELTDEEVAGLRANAAHYVENARIHAGAIPTPAVLLAASTDPGRAEGTA, translated from the coding sequence ATGACCGTCGATCCCCAGGCCACCGTCCGCGCGCTCCCCGGATCGCCCGCCCCCGTCATCGCCGACGACGCCCTCGTGGCCGCCGGCGCGCGCGTGGTCGGGCGGGTGACGCTCGGCGCCGGATCCAGCGTGTGGTTCAACGCCGTGCTGCGGGCCGAGGCCGCGGACATCCGGATCGGCGCGGGCTCCAACCTGCAGGACAACGTGAGCTGCCACGTCGACGCGGGCTTCCCGCTCACGGTCGGCCGGGGCGTGAGCGTCGGCCACAACGCGGTGCTGCACGGCTGCACGGTCGAAGACGACTGCATCGTCGGCATGTCGGCCACCGTGATGAACGGCGCCGTCGTCGGCCGGGAGTCGCTGCTCGCCGGCGGCACGGTCGTGCTCGAGGGGCAGGTGATCCCGCCGCGCTCGCTCGTCGCGGGCGTGCCCGGCAGGGTGCGGCGCGAGCTCACGGACGAGGAGGTCGCCGGGCTCCGCGCGAACGCCGCGCATTACGTGGAGAACGCCAGGATCCACGCGGGCGCGATCCCGACGCCCGCGGTCCTGCTCGCCGCGTCGACCGACCCCGGACGCGCGGAGGGGACGGCCTGA
- the galT gene encoding galactose-1-phosphate uridylyltransferase encodes MHADQTVTTSPSGITQRRTLLSDGRELVYFDDADTTLPPERAVDARPAAPRPPTATMRQDVLTGEWVSIAAARQNRAHLPPAELDPLAPASPTNPSEIPSMYDVAVFENKSPSFGPALADAEGVDAPVDDDDLTAIGLERTRTSVGRCEVVCFSPAHTGSFSGLTPSRARTVVEAWAERTRALSAMPGIRQVFPFENRGEAIGVTLHHPHGQIYSYPYITPRTRRLVESIERFGPGLFQRILETEQASERVVLRGEHFTAFVPFAARWPVEIHLLPHRHVPDLAETTEAERDELASMYLKLLQGMDRLYDTPTPYIAAWHQAPVGAHRDEIRLMLQITSPRRAADKLKFLAGSEAAMGAWIGDVPPEKAAEMIRKAVEDA; translated from the coding sequence ATGCATGCCGACCAGACCGTCACGACGTCGCCGTCCGGGATCACGCAGCGCCGCACGCTGCTGTCCGACGGCCGCGAGCTCGTCTACTTCGACGACGCCGACACGACCCTCCCGCCCGAGCGCGCCGTCGACGCGCGCCCCGCGGCCCCTCGACCGCCCACCGCGACGATGCGGCAGGACGTCCTCACGGGCGAGTGGGTCTCGATCGCGGCCGCCCGCCAGAACCGCGCGCACCTGCCGCCGGCGGAGCTGGATCCCCTCGCCCCCGCGAGCCCCACGAACCCGTCCGAGATCCCGAGCATGTACGACGTCGCGGTCTTCGAGAACAAGTCGCCGTCCTTCGGACCCGCCCTCGCCGACGCGGAGGGCGTGGACGCGCCCGTCGACGACGACGACCTCACCGCCATCGGCCTGGAGCGCACCCGCACCTCGGTCGGCCGCTGCGAGGTCGTCTGCTTCAGCCCCGCGCACACCGGCTCGTTCAGCGGCCTCACGCCGTCGCGCGCCCGCACCGTGGTGGAGGCGTGGGCCGAGCGCACGCGCGCCCTCTCCGCGATGCCCGGGATCCGCCAGGTGTTCCCGTTCGAGAACCGCGGCGAGGCCATCGGCGTCACGCTGCACCACCCGCACGGGCAGATCTACTCGTACCCCTACATCACGCCGCGCACGCGCCGGCTCGTGGAGTCCATCGAGCGGTTCGGGCCGGGCCTGTTCCAGCGGATCCTCGAGACCGAGCAGGCGTCCGAGCGCGTCGTGCTCCGCGGCGAGCACTTCACGGCGTTCGTGCCGTTCGCGGCGCGCTGGCCCGTGGAGATCCACCTGCTCCCCCACCGCCACGTGCCCGACCTCGCGGAGACGACCGAGGCCGAGCGCGACGAGCTCGCGAGCATGTACCTGAAGCTGCTGCAGGGGATGGACCGGCTGTACGACACCCCGACGCCGTACATCGCCGCCTGGCACCAGGCGCCCGTGGGCGCGCACCGCGACGAGATCCGGCTGATGCTGCAGATCACGTCGCCGCGCCGGGCCGCCGACAAGCTCAAGTTCCTGGCCGGATCCGAGGCGGCCATGGGCGCCTGGATCGGCGACGTGCCGCCGGAGAAGGCGGCCGAGATGATCCGGAAGGCAGTGGAGGACGCATGA
- a CDS encoding excalibur calcium-binding domain-containing protein, whose protein sequence is MRPLPLVTAALLAVALLLPAQAATASVDPIPSPTPTAEPAPTPVPPRDQGPYQIYVTPFDGTIYELVGGQSPRALSYERWRDVYDLRTPFMSSTDYVKYPWSSTVYAVTFWPGGQDAWQWTRLGYSQFVKAGSPSVRNAGWIVNTYIYKWGTSAELLVEGEDGVNHKLTGAEWRDMNFRGYDDRANEGFMKLSWTSDIVRMTDVRNGQGRAIGYGEWQEEAFPTPQVVQRINGDQFYRYSNSNQVWYAGPGMNRVVNINEFRAAGSPSPRVIQVAGQPTPPPSSGGGGGGGGSAFYANCAAVRAAGAAPLYRGQPGYSRDLDRDGDGVACER, encoded by the coding sequence ATGCGACCTCTTCCCCTCGTGACGGCGGCCCTGCTGGCCGTCGCGCTGCTCCTCCCGGCCCAGGCGGCGACCGCCTCGGTCGACCCGATCCCGTCGCCGACCCCCACCGCCGAGCCCGCGCCCACGCCGGTCCCGCCGCGCGACCAGGGTCCGTACCAGATCTACGTGACGCCCTTCGACGGCACGATCTACGAGCTCGTCGGCGGACAGAGCCCGCGCGCCCTCAGCTACGAGCGCTGGCGGGACGTCTACGACCTCCGCACGCCGTTCATGTCCTCGACCGACTACGTGAAGTACCCCTGGTCGTCGACCGTCTACGCGGTCACCTTCTGGCCCGGCGGTCAGGACGCCTGGCAGTGGACCCGCCTCGGCTACAGCCAGTTCGTGAAGGCGGGCTCCCCGTCGGTCCGCAACGCGGGCTGGATCGTCAACACCTACATCTACAAGTGGGGCACGTCCGCCGAGCTCCTCGTCGAGGGCGAGGACGGCGTCAACCACAAGCTGACCGGTGCCGAGTGGCGCGACATGAACTTCCGCGGATACGACGACCGCGCCAACGAGGGCTTCATGAAGCTCTCCTGGACCAGCGACATCGTCCGCATGACGGACGTGCGCAACGGACAGGGCCGCGCCATCGGCTATGGCGAGTGGCAGGAGGAGGCGTTCCCGACCCCGCAGGTCGTGCAGCGCATCAACGGCGACCAGTTCTACCGCTACTCCAACAGCAACCAGGTCTGGTACGCCGGGCCCGGCATGAACCGCGTCGTGAACATCAACGAGTTCCGCGCCGCGGGCTCGCCGTCGCCGCGCGTGATCCAGGTCGCCGGCCAGCCGACGCCGCCGCCGTCCAGCGGTGGTGGTGGCGGTGGTGGCGGAAGCGCCTTCTACGCCAACTGCGCCGCCGTCCGCGCGGCCGGCGCCGCCCCGCTCTACCGGGGACAGCCGGGCTACAGCCGTGACCTCGACCGCGATGGTGACGGCGTCGCCTGCGAGAGGTGA